Proteins found in one Triticum urartu cultivar G1812 chromosome 4, Tu2.1, whole genome shotgun sequence genomic segment:
- the LOC125551477 gene encoding ADP-ribosylation factor-like protein 5: MGAWMSRVWFLMFPSKEYKIVVVGLDNAGKTTTLYKLHLGEAVTAAPTIGSNVEEVVFKNIRFEVWDLGGQESLRTSWATYYRGTHAVIVVIDSTDRARINIIKDELFRLIQHADLDNTVVLVFANKQDLKDAMSAAEITDALSLHSIKNHDWHIQASCAITGEGLYDGMGWIAQKVAGKATAS; encoded by the exons ATGGGGGCGTGGATGTCCCGGGTGTGGTTTCTCATGTTCCCGTCCAAGGAGTACAAGATCGTGGTCGTGGGGCTCGACAACGCCGGAAAGACCACCACGCTCTACAAGCTCCACCTTGGCGAGGCGGTCACCGCCGCGCCAACCATCGGCAGCAACGTCGAGGAGGTCGTGTTCAAGAATATACGCTTCGAG GTGTGGGATCTAGGAGGACAAGAGAGCCTACGCACTTCATGGGCGACATACTATAGAGGAACTCATGCTGTCATCGTGGTAATCGACAGCACCGACCGTGCTCGGATCAACATCATCAAGGATGAGCTCTTCCGGTTGATTCAGCATGCAGACCTTGACAACACGGTGGTCCTTGTGTTTGCAAACAAGCAGGATCTCAAGGATGCCATGTCGGCGGCTGAGATCACAGACGCCCTGTCCCTCCACAGCATAAAGAACCACGACTGGCACATACAGGCCTCGTGCGCGATCACTGGTGAGGGCCTCTATGATGGGATGGGATGGATAGCCCAGAAAGTTGCCGGAAAGGCCACCGCAAGCTGA